From Lolium perenne isolate Kyuss_39 chromosome 5, Kyuss_2.0, whole genome shotgun sequence, a single genomic window includes:
- the LOC139831326 gene encoding uncharacterized protein produces MWTSKDTEEDTDSCLYPSDLESSPLAVDGGSYQPAVGLAAARALRFVPYDAAVSTVRALQGASHDDLRLRVHELSSSLNGVFFNGGLEPEKAPPFSAGVRFPEGALFVCADRAPLAPALREATRAMMQVAVKDASHGPCDYYYDAVRQLMLLLVDDAGRPAPEVVFSRETFETVFNLQWVPAPDAVVDDASL; encoded by the coding sequence ATGTGGACCTCCAAGGACACCGAAGAAGACACCGACTCCTGCCTGTACCCTTCCGACCTGGAGTCGAGCCCCCTCGCCGTCGACGGCGGCTCCTACCAGCCAGcggtgggcctcgcggccgcgcgcgCGCTCCGCTTCGTCCCGTACGACGCGGCGGTGTCCACCGTCCGTGCCTTACAGGGCGCGTCCCACGACGACCTCCGTCTCCGCGTCCACGAGCTCTCCAGCTCCCTCAACGGGGTCTTCTTCAACGGCGGCTTGGAGCCGGAGAAGGCGCCGCCGTTCTCGGCCGGCGTACGGTTTCCCGAGGGCGCCCTGTTCGTCTGCGCCGACCGCGCGCCGCTCGCGCCGGCGCTGCGGGAGGCGACCCGGGCCATGATGCAGGTCGCGGTGAAGGACGCCAGCCACGGCCCCTGCGACTACTACTACGACGCGGTGCGTCAGCTGATGCTGCTGCTCGTGGACGACGCGGGCCGCCCTGCTCCCGAGGTGGTGTTCAGCCGGGAGACCTTCGAGACGGTGTTCAATCTCCAGTGGGTGCCCGCTCCTGATGCAGTAGTCGACGATGCTTCTCTGTGA
- the LOC127300677 gene encoding bifunctional protein FolD 1, mitochondrial has protein sequence MGGAAVALLAATRRRSTPPVTSLLHRAARGLHEATAAAEEDKARTRRRRSSSTRLLGPDISDTWDPAPRSAARQPPPRASAVDCESTATIIDGKSIAEDIRLQISEEVRQMKNAVGHVPGLAVVLVGDRKDSQSYVRFKVKGCEEVGIKSLLAELPENCTEDEVVDSVSRFNEDPSVHGVLVQLPLPQHMDEEKILNAISLDKDVDGFHPLNVGNLALRSRKPLFVSCAAKACLELLLQSGIDLMGKHVTIIGRSKVVGLPTSLLLQRHHATVSVIHAFTANPEEITRESDIVISAAGVANLVRGSWLKQGAVVIDVGTNPVEDPDSDYGYRLTGDVCFEEAVTVASAITPVPGGVGPVTIAMLLANTLDSAKRVYGLNDPTP, from the exons atgggcggcgccgccgtggcCTTGCTCGCCGCCACTAGACGACGCTCCACCCCGCCTGTCACCTCCTTGCTCCATCGTGCTGCGCGCGGTCTCCACGAGGCTACAGCGGCAGCGGAGGAGGATAAGGCGAGGACGCGGCGGCGAAGGAGCAGTAGCACCCGCCTTCTTGGACCTGACATCAGCGACACCTGGGACCCAGCCCCGCGCTCCGCGGCGAGGCAGCCTCCTCCTCGAGCTTCTGCAG TTGATTGTGAGTCCACGGCGACCATTATTGATGGCAAGTCCATCGCAGAGGACATAAGGCTACAGATTTCTGAGGAAGTTCGTCAAATGAAAAATGCAGTAGGACATGTTCCTGGCCTTGCTGTCGTATTGGTAGGCGATAGGAAGGACTCTCAGTCCTATgtgagattcaaagtaaagggttGTGAGGAAGTTGGAATAAAATCTTTGTTGGCGGAATTGCCTGAGAATTGCACAGAAGATGAGGTGGTGGATTCTGTATCGAGATTCAATGAAGATCCGTCAGTTCATGGCGTCCTTGTTCAGCTACCACTACCACAG CATATGGATGAGGAAAAAATTCTGAACGCCATTAGCCTAGACAAGGATGTTGATGGTTTCCACCCCCTAAATGTTGGTAATCTTGCCCTCAGAAGCCGGAAACCTTTGTTTGTTTCCTGTGCTGCAAAAGCTTGCCTCGAATTATTGCTCCAATCTGGTATTGATCTCATGGGAAAGCATGTCACTATTATTGGGAGAAGCAAAGTTGTTGGATTACCCACTTCCTTACTTTTACAG AGACATCATGCCACTGTAAGTGTTATCCATGCATTCACAGCAAACCCAGAGGAGATTACCCGTGAATCTGACATTGTAATCTCAGCTGCTGGAGTGGCCAACCTTGTAAGAGGGAGCTGGTTAAAGCAAGGTGCAGTTGTGATTGATGTTGGGACAAACCCAGTTGAG GATCCAGATAGTGATTATGGCTATCGATTGACCGGAGATGTCTGCTTTGAAGAAGCAGTGACTGTGGCCTCTGCTATAACTCCAGTTCCTGGTGGAGTGGGACCAGTCACCATTGCAATGCTTCTTGCCAATACACTTGACTCAGCAAAACGAGTTTATGGATTGAATGACCCGACGCCCTGA
- the LOC127300676 gene encoding pentatricopeptide repeat-containing protein At4g02750 codes for MLPSRHLRAAARQRSHRPPAAGEACSGKIDADVIRRNKSITAHMRAGRVGEAERLFDAMPLRSTSTYNAMLAGYASNGRLPVALSLFRSIPRPDTFSYNTLLHALAISSSLTDARSLFDEMPVKDSVSYNVMISSHANHGLVSLARKYFDLAPEKDAVSWNGMLAAYVRNGRIQEAMELFNSRTEWDAISWNALMAGYVQLGRMAEAQELFDRMPQRDVVSWNTMVSGYARGGDMVEARRLFDMAPARDVFTWTAVVSGYAQNGMLEDAQMVFDAMPERNAVSWNAMVAAYVQRRMMEKAKELFDMMPSRNVASWNTMLTGYAQAGMLDEARAVFDMMPQKDAVSWAAMLAAYAQGGFSEETLQLFIQMGRCGEWVNRSAFACLLSTCADIAALECGMQLHGRLIKAGYGLGRFVGNALLAMYFKCGNMEDARNAFEEMEERDTVSWNTAIAGYARHGFGKEALEVFDMMRMTSTKPDDITLVGVLAACSHSGLVEKGISYFYSMHCDFGVAAKPEHYTCMIDLLGRAGRLDEAEGLMKDMPFEPDATMWGALLGASRIHRNPELGRTAAEKIFELEPENGGMYVLLSNIYASSGKWRDVGKMRVMMEERGVKKVPGFSWMEVQNKVHTFSVGDCVHPEKEKIYAFLKDLDMRMKKAGYVSATEMVLHDVEDEEKENMLKYHSEKLAVAYGILNIPLGRPIRVIKNLRVCGDCHNAFKYISAIEGRLIILRDSNRFHHFRDGSCSCGDYW; via the exons ATGCTCCCTTCCCGCCATCTCCGCGCCGCCGCGCGGCAGAGAAGCCACCGCCCCCCAGCCGCCGGAGAGGCATGTTCCGGAAAGATCGACGCAGATGTGATCCGGCGCAACAAGTCCATCACCGCCCACATGCGGGCCGGGCGCGTCGGCGAGGCCGAGCGCCTATTCGACGCCATGCCCCTCCGCTCCACCTCCACCTACAACGCCATGCTCGCCGGATACGCCTCCAACGGACGCCTCCCTGTCGCGCTGTCCCTCTTCCGCTCCATCCCACGGCCGGACACCTTCTCCTACAACACCCTGCTCCATGCGCTGGCGATCTCGTCGTCCCTCACTGACGCCCGTAgcctgttcgacgaaatgcccgTGAAGGACTCGGTGTCATACAACGTCATGATCTCCTCTCACGCAAACCACGGGCTTGTATCTCTTGCGCGGAAGTACTTTGATCTCGCCCCGGAGAAGGATGCCGTCTCATGGAATGGCATGCTTGCCGCTTATGTCAGGAATGGACGGATTCAAGAAGCAATGGAGTTGTTTAATTCAAGGACGGAGTGGGATGCCATTTCCTGGAACGCCTTGATGGCTGGGTATGTTCAGTTGGGCCGGATGGCAGAAGCGCAGGAGCTTTTTGACAGGAtgccgcaaagagatgttgtttcttGGAATACTATGGTGTCAGGTTATGCGAGGGGAGGGGATATGGTGGAGGCTAGAAGGCTGTTCGACATGGCACCCGCGCGGGACGTATTCACATGGACGGCAGTAGTGTCTGGGTATGCACAAAATGGAATGCTGGAGGATGCCCAGATGGTGTTTGATGCCATGCCAGAGAGGAACGCTGTGTCGTGGAATGCAATGGTGGCAGCATATGTCCAGCGGAGGATGATGGAGAAAGCAAAGGAACTGTTTGACATGATGCCCAGCAGGAATGTGGCGTCATGGAACACAATGTTGACAGGGTATGCTCAGGCAGGGATGCTGGATGAGGCAAGGGCAGTTTTTGACATGATGCCTCAGAAAGATGCAGTCTCCTGGGCTGCAATGTTGGCTGCATATGCACAAGGTGGTTTTAGTGAGGAAACCCTGCAGCTGTTCATCCAAATGGGGCGGTGCGGTGAGTGGGTCAATAGGTCCGCATTCGCTTGTTTGTTGAGCACGTGTGCTGACATTGCTGCACTTGAGTGTGGAATGCAGCTGCATGGGAGGTTGATTAAAGCTGGATATGGGCTGGGAAGGTTTGTTGGGAATGCACTTTTAGCTATGTACTTCAAATGTGGGAACATGGAGGATGCTCGCAATGCATTTGAGGAGATGGAGGAGAGGGATACAGTTTCATGGAATACTGCGATTGCGGGTTATGCACGTCATGGTTTTGGCAAGGAGGCACTTGAGGTGTTTGATATGATGAGGATGACATCCACCAAGCCAGATGATATTACTCTA GTTGGAGTGCTTGCGGCTTGTAGTCATTCTGGCTTGGTTGAGAAAGGGATTTCGTACTTTTATTCGATGCACTGCGATTTTGGTGTGGCAGCAAAACCTGAACATTACACTTGTATGATAGACCTTCTTGGACGGGCTGGACGATTGGATGAAGCAGAGGGCCTTATGAAGGACATGCCATTTGAACCAGACGCTACTATGTGGGGTGCATTGCTTGGTGCAAGTAGGATTCACCGCAATCCTGAACTAGGCAGGACTGCAGCTGAGAAAATATTCGAGTTGGAGCCTGAAAATGGCGGCATGTATGTCTTGCTTTCAAATATATATGCATCTTCTGGTAAATGGCGTGATGTGGGGAAGATGAGAGTTATGATGGAGGAGCGCGGTGTGAAAAAGGTGCCTGGATTCAGCTGGATGGAAGTGCAGAACAAAGTACACACTTTCTCAGTTGGTGACTGTGTGCACCCTGAGAAGGAAAAGATATATGCTTTCCTGAAAGACCTTGACATGAGGATGAAGAAAGCTGGCTATGTATCAGCTACAGAAATGGTTTTGCATGATGTGGAGGACGAAGAGAAGGAGAACATGCTAAAGTATCACAGCGAGAAGCTTGCTGTTGCTTATGGTATTCTAAACATCCCTCTTGGGAGGCCTATCCGAGTAATAAAAAACCTAAGAGTATGCGGAGATTGTCACAATGCTTTCAAGTATATCTCTGCAATCGAGGGCAGGCTGATCATACTGCGGGATTCTAACCGCTTTCACCACTTTAGAGATGGTTCTTGTTCATGTGGTGATTACTGGTGA